In Streptomyces rapamycinicus NRRL 5491, the genomic stretch AACAGCAGTTCCCTTCTCTGCTGAAGTCAACGACCGGTGTGGTGGGGGTGTCACCTGTCCCCGGTCGCGGTCCGAGCCGCCGGGGCCGGTCAAGCGCGCTCGCGGCCATCTTCAGCGCCGTAGTATGCACAGAGCCCGAACGCCCTGACCATCTCGTTGCGGCACTGAGCAGGCTCGTGCACGTCACGGGGGTGACGGCACGGCGAACGCCGCAGGTTCTGCGGCAACCGTAGCAACGTTGCCTAGCTGCCGCCCGTGCTCAGAACACCACGTCCGGTGCTTTCATCGATGTCGGCAAGTCGGGGGTGCAACTCTGCCATCTTCAGGCCGAGATGCGCGGCCAGTCGGTCATCGCCGATGTCCAGTTGCAGTCCAGTGAGCTGCTCAACGCGATGCAGCCGTTTGTAGAGTGTGGAGCGGTGGATATGTAGGGCGGTGGCGGCATGCTGGGCATCGCCGGCGTGATCGAGATACACCCGCAGGGTTTCAATCAGCTCACGGTGCACGGGGTTTGACAGCAGGGAGCGCAGCCCCGGGTGGATGCCCTCGGCGAGCTCGTCGGGGGTGAGCTTGCCCAATAGCGCGTACACGCCCAGCTGTGTATGAGCCACCACTTGCCCCAGGGTGCCCGTGGTGCGGGCGACCTCGGCAGCGCGGCGGGCTTCCTCGTAGGAAGAGTGGGCCTCCGTGAGGCGTGGGCGTGGCCCGCCTATGCCTATCCAGCACAGGGCGGCCCGTCCCAGGCCGAGTTCTGCGACCAGCTTTTCGCGCAGCACCTCGGCAAGCTCGGCGGCATTGCGCTCGATGACCTGGGAACGTGCCCCAGGCCAGATCGTCAGCAGAAGCGCGTGATCCGGACGCGTCAGGGCCAATCCGCGTGAGGGGGGAAGCCGTCGTCGACAGCGGTCGACGGCGAGCTCCAGGGCCAGACGGCGTTCTTCGGCCAGGGGCTCGCCCTCTTCGCGCGCCACCATGGCTACCAGGACGGTGACCGGCCCAGCCACGGCGTGTTGCTCCTCGACGAGCGCGGCACCCGCCTCCGTCCGGAGTGCCTGGTCCGGGGCGATCAGGTCACGGACTAGCTCCCTGGCGCGGCTGCGAGTCACTTCGACGCCAAGGTAGCCGCGGTGCAGGACCAGGGCGGCTTGCGCAGCCGCCTCGCGCAGCAACTCGACGGCCCGGTCGCCGATAGGGCCATCGGAGCTGATCAGCCATACGTAGCCGAGCAGGGCATCGTCGTAGCGGATCGGCATGCCGACCCGTTCTATCGTGATGCCGATCTGGGGGCACGGCGGAAGAGTGAAGACATCGGAAGCCTGGGCAGCGCCTTGCTCGCAGACGTGCGCGACCAGCGCGGTCGACACACCACGGTGCATGACCGATTCGATCCGGGCGTCGTCCACGTCGCCAGTGTGCGCGTTGTACGCGAGCAGCTTGAGTCGCGTGTCGTCGATGGCGATCGACCGACCAAGGCGGGCACCGAACGCGTCGACAAGTCGCTGCAGCTCCGAAACCATCTCGACACTGTATAGGGGGGCATGAACTTTCCACAGATCGACATACAGCGCCGGCCCCCGACCCGCAGTTGTCGTCCTCCTACCTGCTCAACCCACGCTCGGCCGTCGTACCGCTGACCGGCATGAGCGCCCAGCTCGATGCTCTCGAAGCCTGGTGCCACACGAGCAGACCCACAGACGTCACGGCCATCACCGGAACGGGCGGTATCGGCAAGACCCGCTTGGTGACCGAGCTGCTGCGCCGCCTCGCCCAGCCCAGCCCGGGCCAAGCCACGGCTCGGAGATGGACTGGCGGCTTCCTCGCAGAAACCCCTCTCCAGCAGCCGCCCCACTACGGCATGCTCGCCACCAGCAAGTACCCACTGCTACTCGCCATCGACTACGCGGAGACCCGCCGCAGCCAAGTCGATGAGATCCTTGACATCCAGGCTGCGCGCCGCGGTGGCTAAAGCGTAAGGATCCTGCTCCTGGCCCGCGGCCGAGACAACTGGTGGCCGTCCCTGCGCCGTCCCCGCCAAGGCACAGCCATGATGAGTACGGGAACCAGCGTCGACATCAGCCCAGCCGACGCTCTGGACGGCACCAGCACCGAGCGCGCTCTTGCGGGCGCCAAGCACGCTTTCACCGACCGCATCCACGAGCTGCGGCATGCCGGCCTGGGCGATGAATGGGCCACCTCCCCTCTTTCGCCCGATACCAGCACAGCGAGACCGCTCCCGCTTGATACCGAGCCGACGGACGATGCGATCATCTCCCTGCACATGGCCGCCCTCGCCCACGTCCTCGCCAGTTCAACGACGACTTCGCCCGCTACGACAACCCCGTGGATGTGCTACTCGCACACGAGATGAGCTACTGGCGCCGGATCGTCGAAGCCCGCGGCCAGTTCTTCGACGAACAACTGAGGGCGGGATCGGTGCCCGGGGACAGGTCGCCTTCGTCGACGGCTTGCTTGAACCGGTCGCGGAGGAGGGAGGTGTGCTCGTTGCGCCAGACGATGAGGTCGTCGCGGGCCCCTCTGTAGCCGAGGGCCTCGTGCAGCTTCTCGCCGTAGCCCGGAAGGGGGCTCCCCGGGGTTACCTGGCCGGGAGCCCCTGGAGAAAGGGACGGGGCAGCGGGTCAGGTCAGCTCATGCCCTGGAGGCGCCAGATCTGGTTCCTCTTGTTGTTCAGTGCGCTCGCCGGGTCGCAGGTCCACTGGCCGACCTGCGCGCCGGGTGCGGTGGAGACCTGGCTGACGTCGGCGCACTTGCCGCTGTGCGCGGCGACCAGCTGGTAGTCCTTGCTGTTGCCCAGCGCGGTCACGGGATTGAGGGTGAACATCTGGTTCGTGCCGCCGTTGCAGGTGTACTGCTGGACGGCTGCGCCATCGGCGGTGGAGGCGCCGGAGACTTCCAGGCACTTACCGCTGTGCTCGTTGACCACGGTGTAGGTGTTCGGGCGGCCGGCCACCGGCTTGAAGTCCAGCATCTGCTGGTAGCCGCCCTCGCAGGGGTACTGCTGGTACTGCGTGCTGTTGGTCATGCTGAGGTTGGTGTCATCCAGGCACTGGCCGCTGTGCTGTGCCACCGCCACCGTGGAAACGGTGGTGTCGGACGGCGGCAGCAGCGTGACGGTATAGCCGTCGGCAGCGTCCGTCCACGGCACGTGCACCGAGGCCGAGTTGCCGCTCACGGTCAGGGTCTGGTCGGAAACCGTCACCGGGCCGGTCACCGCACCGCCGCCGTTGTTCGGTATGCGCTGCACGACCGCGCGGACCCGGCTGTTCTCCACCACGGAGGTGGTGTCCAGACGGTCGAGGTTGACGGTGGCGTCGCCGGTGTCGCCGTTGCTGCCCAGCAGGATCTTCGCGTTGCGGGCGCCGTTGTCCTTGGCTGCCAGGCCGTCCGTGTTCGTACCGGGCGTGACCTTCACGATGTTGCCCGTCTGCGAGCCGTAGTAGCGGTACAGGAACCACTCCCCCAACGGCAGGTACCGGCCTCCGGTCTTCGTCAGCAGCTTCGCCTGGAAGTCGTGCAGGTTCGCGCCCCCGGCCCAGTTGGCACGAAGCCCGTCCGCCCCCGCGCGCTCCAGCCGTGAGACGTACCAGCCGCCACGGCCCGGGTTCTGCTCGTTGGTGCCCGCGTACTCGTTGACCTGGAAGGGACGGCTCGTCGTCATCGACCGCGCGGACAGCTTGGACCTCAAAGAGGCGCTGTCGGCGACCGGGTCACCGGGCAGGTCGTGCCAGCTGTAGACGTCCGGCTCGACGTTGTTCGCCTTCACGTAGTCCAGGTACGTGTTCCACCAGGTGTTGGAACTCGTGGGCCTGCCGCAGGTGCTCGCCCCCACGATGACCGCGCCGGGGACGGCGGTGCGAATCTTCTGGTAGGCGCGCTTCCACATCGCCAGGTACTGGGGCTGGCCGGAGCCCCAGAACATGGTGCAGTCGGGCTCGTTCCAGATGTCCCACAGGATGTCGGTCATCCCCGCGGCCCGGACGTCGGACAGCAGACGGTCGTAGAAGGCGTCGAAACGGGACCAGTCGCCGTTGTCACCCGGGAACGTGGGAGTGGTGGTGCCGTCGGCGCCCCACAGGTCGTGCGGCAGCATGACGAACTTTCCGCCCAGCGCCTCGGTACGCCTGTACTGGGCGAGGGTGGAATTCCACCGGCGGTCGTACTTGCCGGCGACCCATCCGCCCGGGCTGTCCAGCTGGGCGCCGCCGGCCCGCATGAACTTCCACTTGATGTCTTTGTAGAAGTGGTCCTGGGGCAGCGAGCCGTTCTCGGTCATCCCGTAGATGGTGCCCGAGGCCCGGTAGGTGGGCGCGCCACCGGCCGTGGCGAAGTCGACTGCCACGGTGGTGTCGGCGGCCTGGGCCGGCGTGCCGGGGAGTACGACGGCGGCCCAGACCGACGCCAACAGGGCGGCGAGAGCGGTGGTCCTGCGCGGGCGACGGCCTGCCGTGCGACCGGGCCGGCGGTTGCGTCCGGGTGGAGCCAGGCTGCGGGACATGCGCATGTGATCTCCCGAGAGGGTGAGTGGTGCCCGGGCCCCGGCGGGCCCGAGCGGCCTTCGGCAGCCGCCGTCCTGACGGTGCGGGTGCCGGTGCTGGTGGGGCACCGCCGAGGGAAGGAGAGCGTCCGGCGGCGGGGCCGGTGGGTGTTGCCGCCTGGCAAGAGCACACGGGTTGCGCTCACACGCCGGTGTGGGCGACGGATGTGGGCGCGGTCTGCCGGAGTTCGTGGGCTTCGGCCAAGAGGAGATAGCAGGCGGCCGTCCAGGTGTAGGCGCGGTCGCGCAGGCCCGTCCCGGTGAGGGCGTCGAAGTTCTCCGCGAAGCCGTGGGTTTCGCACAGGGCCCGGAATCGGGCGCTGATCTCGTCCGCGAGGCGGTCGTGGCCGCCGCGGCGCAGCCCGTCCTCGATGAGGACGGTGGCGGGCGCCCAGATCGGGCCGCGCCAGTAGCCGTCGGGGAGGTAGTGGGGCGAGTCGGGGAGTTCGGTGGCCAGTCCGTGCGGGGTCAGATGGGCTTCGATACGGGACGCCAGCACGGCGGAGACGTCTTCGGGCAGGTGCTCGCCCAGCACCATCGGCATGAGGTCCAGCAGGCTCGAGGTGCTCCAGGTCTTTGAGGTGTCGATGCCCCGGGCCACGAACCGCTCCCCCGTCCACAGCTCGTCGAACATCGCCACCTGGGTGGCCTCCGCGGTGCGGGTCCAGCGGCGGGCCTCGTGGAGAAGGCCCAGTTCGGTGGCCAGGACCGCGAGTTCGCGCAGCTGTAGGACGAGGAACGCCGCGAGGTCCGCGCTGACGATCACGCGCTCGGGGTCGAAGGTGGTGGCGTTGTCCCAGCCGCTGTCGTTGCCGTGCAGGTAGTGGGGCAGGGCGGCGCCGGGCGCGCGGCGCGAGGTGAGCCAGAACTCCGTCCAGCGCGCCAACCTGCCGTAGGTCTCGGTGAGTTCCATCCGGCCGAGGGGGTGAGGGAGTCTTCGGCGCAGGTGGCCCAGGGCCCAGCCGTGGATGGGCGGTTTGACGAAGTTGTAGAGGACCTCCGAGTGCGTCACCGAGTCGGGCAGGGCCCCGCTCTCGTCCTGGTGGTCGAACGGCAGCGAGAACTGGTCCCAGGCCAGCGCGGGCCCTCCGGGTCCCAGGGCGAGGGCGTTGAAGCAGTGGTCCCAGCTCCAGACCTTGTCCATCCAGTGCTTGGACATCAGTACCGCGGGCCTGGTGACCAAGGACGCCGGGCGGACCGTCGCCGACCACAGGACATACGCGGCGAGTTCGGCGGCCGGCGTGCCGGGCGAGCGCCAAGGGGCCACCGCTTCGGCGAAGGCGGCGAAGGCGCGCTCCGCGGCCCCCACGACCCCGTCGAACGTCTGCGACGGGGCATAGGGGCGTCGCGCGCTGTCCAGTTCCTCCGCCGCCGCTTCCCAGACCCCGTCGGCATCCGCGGTGATCGTGAGACCACGGTCGCCGCTGCCGAGGGCCTGACCGCCCGACACCTCGACGACGGAGCCCGACAGCAGGGTGACCCGGTAACGGCGCCCGGTCTCGTACGAGGTGAAGACGTACGCGCCGGCCACCGGGTCGTGGTGGAAGTAGGTGCCTGTGAAGGGGGTGAGGGCCTCTTCGGCCGCGGTGATGCGCAGGCCCAGCCCCTCGCCCCGGAGACGGACGGTGTCCGGTGACTCGTAGGCGCAGCCGATCCTCCCGCCCGGATGAGCCCATCTGAGCAGGCCCGGCGTCGTCTCGACGCGGGTCTCGGCCCGGTCACCCGTCGCCGGGTCGCGGGGCACAAGACGCAGAACGGCGTGCATGCCGTTCTGGTGGGAGACCAGGTGGAGGTCCTCGGCGTACGTCTTCTCCGCCACCACGGGCGAGAGAGCGAACCAGGAACCGTGTGTGCTGAACGGGATGTCGTGGACGGAGAAGGCCGGGCCGGATCGGGCGGCGGTCATGAGTCGTCACTCGTTTCTTCGACGGTGGGCGCGGCGGTGTGCCCGGAGGCGGAGCGGCGGGAGGAGATCAGTCCTTGACGGCTCCGGCCGTCACGCCGGCGGCGATGTAGCGCTGGGCGAGGACGAGGATCACCGTGGCGGGCAGCGAGGCCACGACGGCGGTCGCCATGATGGCGTTCCACTGCTGGTTGTTGTTGCCGATGTAGTGGTAGATGCCGAGCGTGATCGGCTCGTGGGCGCCGCCGTTCGCGAGGGTGCTGGCGAAGACGAAGTCGGACCAGGACCACAGGAACGCGAACAGCGACACCGTGACGAGAGCGTTGCGGCTCATGGGCAGCACGACGGACCGGAAGCTGCGCAGTGTCCCGGCTCCGTCCACCTGCGCTGCCTGGAGCAGTTCACCGGGGATGCCGGACATGAACGCGGTGAAGATCAGGACCGCGAACGGGACGGCCAGGGTGGAGTCCGCGACGATCAGGCCGGGCACGGACTGGAGCAGGCCGAGCTGGAGGTAGATGGCGTAGAAGCCCATCGCCATGATGATGCCGGGGATCATCTGGGCGACCAGGAGGAGGAAGCTGAGCAGGCCCCCGCCACGGGGACGGAGTTTCGCCAGCGCGTAGCCGGCGGGCGCGGCCAGCGCCACCGTGAGCACGACCGTGCCCAGGCCGATGACCAGGCTCGTGGCGAGGTAGGGCAGTTGCTGGTTGAGTACGGTGCGGTAGCCGTCCAGGGTGCCGTGGACGGGGAACCAGTCGGGCGGCGACTTGCGCATGTGCTGGTCGCGGGTGAAGGACACATTGAGCATCCAATAGACCGGGAACAGCATGATTGCGGTCAGCAGCAGACCGATGGCCGTCTTCCACCACGTGCGGCCCGTTCCTGGGTTCATGACAGTGCCTGCTTTCGCTGGACCCTCAAGTACACCAGTCCGAAGATCAGTGCCGCGACGACGAGCAGATTCCCGACAGCCGCACCGGGGCCGAAGGCGGGCAGCAGGTTGCCGAAGCCGAGCCGGTAGGACCAGGTGGCGAAGGTGGTGGACGAGTCGGCCGGGCCCCCCTTGGTCATGATCCAGATGATGTCGAAAACCTTGAGCGTGTAGACCAGGCCCAGCAGCAGCGTGATGGCGGACACCGGGCGCAGCAGCGGGAAAGTGATGCTCCAGAAGCGTCGCCAGGCGCTCGCGCCGTCGAGGGCGGCCGCCTCGTACAGGTTCGCGGGGATGGTCTGCAGACCGCTGTAGAGCACGACCAGGTTGAACGGCACGCCGATCCAGATGTTGGCGATGATGACGGAGGTCAGTGACCATGACGGTGAGGTCAGCCAGTTCACGGGGTCGGCGCCGACGGCGTGCAGGCCGGCGTTGATGACACCGGAGTCGCTGTTGAGCATCCACAACCAGGTGGAGGCCGACACGATCAATGGCAGCAGCCAAGGCACGAGGAACAGTGCCCGCAGGGTGGCCGACAGCCGGAAGTGCTGGTGGAAGAAGACCGCCATGGCCAGGCCGATGGCGTATTGGAAGACCAGGCACATGGCGGTGAACACGATGGTGTGCGTGAGAGCGGGCCCGAAGGTCGGGTCGTCGAAGACTTTGTGGTAGTTCTCCAGTCCGGTGAACGGCGCGTTGCCCTGGACGAAGGAGCGGACGGTGTAGTCGCGCAGGCTCAGGTCGACGTTGCGGTAGAGCGGATAGGCGTAGAAGAGGGCGAGGTAGAGGGTCACGGGGGCGAGGAAGGCCCAGGCGGCCCACTGCTGTGAGGTGGGACGCCGGCGACGCGGCGCGGTGCGCGTCGGGAGCGGAGGGACGGTGGCCGCCGCCCCGTTCCGGACAGGCGCCGGCCAGCGGTCCGGTGGGTGTGTCGTACGGTTCATCAACAAGCCCCAGGTCCGATTGGCTGACGGGTTACTTGACGGCGTCCTGCGCCGCGGTGAGCGCGTCCTTCGGCGAGTCCGCCCCGCTGAGGGCGGACTGGACCGCCTTCCACATCTGCTCCGAGATCTTCGGGTACTTGGTGCCGAGGTCGTCGCTGGTGCGTCCCTTGGCCGACTTGACCGCCTCGACCCAGGGCTTCAGCTTGGCATCGGACGCCACCTGCTTGTCCTGAACCGCACTGGTGGGCGCTACATAGGACAGAGTGGTGTCCGTGTCGTACAGGTTCTCGGTGCTGGTCAGGCAGGTCACCAGCTTCCGCGTGGTGGTGTACCGGCCGGTGTCGCCCTGGACCGGGACGGTGACGAACTCGCCGCCCGTCGGGGCGGGAGCGCTGCCTCCGTCGGCGCCCGGGATGGGCAGGACACCGTAGTCGAAGCCCGCCTTTTCAGCGCCCGCCAGCTGCCAGGTGCCGTTCTCGGCGAACGCGTAGTCCCCGCTCGCGAACTCCTGCCAGCTGGTGGTCTGGGTGTTGTTGATGACCGAGTTGGGCGCGTAACCCTTCTTCAGCCAGTCGCTCCACAGAGACAGCGCCGACGCGGCCCCGGAGGAGTCGAGGTCGGTCAGCTTCGCGCCCGAGCCCCAGAACCACGGCAGGAACTGGAAGCTGCCCTCCTCCGTGCCGATCGCGGAGAAGGTGATGCCCTTCTTGCCGGCCTTCTTCACCTTCTCCAGCGCCGCGGTCAGCGACTTCCAGTCCTTGACCGACGCGATGTCGACCCCGGCCGCCTTCAGAACGTCCTTGTTGTAGTACAGGGCGAGGGTGTTGGCACCGATGGGGGTGCCGTACGTCTTGCCACCCGGCTGACCGGCCGCGAGCAGGTTGCGGTCCACCTTCGAGGTGTCGACCTTGTTCTCGTCCGTCGTGGTGAGCGTGCCTGCCTCGGCGAGGGTCGAGACCACGGGGTTGTCGAGGACGAGGATGTCCGGGGAATTGTCCTGCTGGGCTGCCAGCAGCGCCTTGTTCGTCAGATCACTGGTGTCGAAGGCCGTCCGCTTGATCTTTACACCGGCCCTGCTGCCGCAGCCGTCCAGCAGCTTCGCCCAGGCCGAGTTCTTGGCGAACTGCGGGTACGGGTCCCAGAGGGTGTAAGTGCCGCTGTCCGCTGCCTTCGCCGACGTGGTGCCGTCGCCGGAGGAGCATGCGGCGGTACCGACGGTAAGTGCGACGACGGTCATGGCGGTGGCGGTGAGGCGGCGTCTGGTGGGTTTGTTCATTGGGCCTTCCTTCGTGGTTTCAGGCATGGCAAGTGCCGGAGGAGCAAAGGGGCAGGCCGCGGGCGCCGCGGAGTCCGGAACGGCCGGTCGGGCGGTCGGGCGGTCGGGCGGTGACGAGGGCAGGAGGTGGGGAAGGAGAGTGGGGTCCCCGGGATGGCGGGGATGCGGGAGGTTGCCTGGTCAGGCGTTCGAGTCGAAGCCCGGGGTTCTGTGCGGGTCCGTGGGCGAGCCGGTACCCACGGGTCCGGTGCTGGCGCGGAGCGAGATCGGCGGGGCGAGCAGATGGTGACGGGGCGGCGCGTCGTGGTGGTCGAGCCGCTCGACGAGCAGTTCCACGGCCAGTCGCCCCATCTGCGCCGCCGGCACGTCGGCCGCCGTTAGCTGCGGAGTCACCGTCTCGGCCCATCGGGAAGCCACGACGCCCGTGACGGAGAAGTCGCGCGGCACATGGAGGCCCGCATGGGCCAGGCCCCGGTAGAGCCCGCCCAGTGCAGCCTCATTCAATGTGACGAGGGCCGTGCTGGCGGGGACGTCGTGCAGGATCCGCTCCACACAGGCCTGCCCCGAGGGGGCATCGTCCTCGCAGGTGTACGCGCGGACGGTGAGTCCGCGCTCCGCGGCGGCCTTGGTGAAGCCGTCGAGCCCTCGGTGCGCGGACTCGTACCCGGCGCGCAGTAGCCGCTCGGGCCGGTTGACGAAGGCGATGGTGCGGTGGCCCAGGTCCGCGAGGTGGTGGACGCATGCCGCAGTCAGTGCGGTGTGGTCGAGGCCGACCCACCAGTCGCCATCCGGCCGCGCGGTGCGGCCAATGCAGACGTAGGGGAAGTTCTCCGCGAGGAGGTGCTCGACGCGGTCGTCCTGAAGCCTGATCTCCATGAGGATCGCGCCGTCGACGCGTCGCTCCCCCAGCAGTCGCTGGAACGAGCGGTCGCTGTCCACGCCGCTCGGTGAGAGCAGAACGTCGTAGTCGTAGGCGGCCGCGGCCTCCACCACGCTGCCGATGAAGTCGAGTTGCATCCCGGTGTAGTGGTTGCCGGCGGGTGGGAAGACCAGACCGATGGTGCTGGTCCGGCCGTTGGCCAGGGCGCGTGCGCTCGCGTTGGGCCGGTAGCCCAGGTCCTTGATGACCCGCTGGATCTTCTCGCGGGTCTCCTGCGACACCGGGCGCTTGCCGCTCAGCGCGTACGACACGGTGCTCCGCGAGACACCGGCCCGCTTGGCGATCTCACCGATGTTCACGGGACTCCTCCATCGACTGCATCGAACCGGTTCGCGTGATGGGAAAGTAGGAGCTGACCGCACGGGTGTCAATGCCTTGGGTGCACTTCTTGAAACACCTCGGAAACCGGTACGCGCGTACCACGACCATCGCGCACCCTCCGCATCCATCGCGTTCACCAGGTGGATCGGCCTTTTCTCCAACCGCCGGGCACCTAGGGTCAGTACGCGGCGGGAGAAACCCATCGCGTCGCGGCGATGACCGTGGCGGGAACGTCACCCTCATGCACGCCTGAGGCTGTACCGCCCGGGCGGGCTACCCGCCCCGCCCCTGGTGACGGCGGTATGCCAAGTGCCACGCGGACCAGGTAACCGTCATTCCGCGCGGGCATCCAGGCACTGACGATGGGGGTACTGACAGGACCCCCTACCAAGTGCGGGCGTGGCCTGCATCGTGGTGAGGTCGCCGGGCCGACCCGGCACCATACGGTCCCTGGACCAGGCTCATCCAGGGTGATGGATCGGCTTCTCCCCAGGGACAGGGCTGGCTGTCCAGCTGACGGCAGCCTCCGGGCCTCCGGCGTCGGGCGGATCGGCCCGACGCCGGGGTGGTTGCCTAGAACTGAGTGAAGGACTTCCAGACCTCTCCGGGAACCCAGGCCTTGGAGCCGCTGTCACCTCCGACCCCGTCCTGGGGAGCGGCGATGTGGCCTTCGTCGAACGCGGCCCACGCGACCGGATGCCCGGCCGAACACCCCGCGTAGGTGGTGACTGTGTGCGTTCGGCTGCCCTGCGCCGGCTCGGGCGGGTTCTGTCCGGCGCAGCCGTTGTTCCTGACGAACTTGTCCCGCATGGTCCGTCCGCCGGAGATTCCGAGCACTCCGTCCCTGATACCGTGCACCCCGAGGTAGGCGATGGGCTGGGTGCCACCGCCGCATCCGCTGAGCTGTCCGCCGGAGTGGACCGCGACCGCGCGGAAGACCGTCGTCCGGGCACACGCCAGCACGTAGGTCGTGGCGCCGCCGTAGCTGAATCCCACGGCGAAGCGCCGTGAGGTGTCGACGCAGAGCGCTCCCTCGATCTGGCTGATCATGTTGTCGACGAAAGTCACGTCTTCACCACCGGAATTGCCCCAGCCGTTGTTGAGACCCTGGAGCGCGACGAAGATGGTGCTGTTGTTCGCCAGCCGCTGGAGCCCGTAGTAGGCCCAGGTGCCGGTTTCCACCGTTCGCCCCGTTGCGACATCGGTGGCGGTGCCGCCGGTCCGAGCCGATGGCTTCGACGATCAGCTGGAGCTTCATCGCAAACTGGACGGCAGCGAGGCGGCCGGAGAGGTCGTACTCCTGGCGGCCGGTGTGCCGCCGAGGGCGGTCAGGGTGGCGTTGTACGCGGCCTTCTTGTTGCCGCTGCCGTCGAAGAGCAGTGGCTTGTCCCCAGCGCGCCAGGAATCGGTGTCGCGGATGCCCCATACGGTGATGCCGGTGCAGCGCGGGACGTTCATGCAGGCCTTGACCGTGTTGGCGTACGCGTTGGTGGGCGCCTGGGCGATGTCGAGCTCGGTGATCTGCACGTCCACGCCGAGTGCGGCGAAGCTCGACAGGGTGGTCTGGAACGAGGCCGGCGGGCCGCCGGTGCCGAAGTGGGCCTGGAAACCAACGCAGTCGATGGGGACACCCCGTGACTTGAAGTCACGGACCATGCGGTAGACGCCCTGGGTCTTGGCGTCGGTCCAGTTCTCGATGTTGTAGTCGTTGTAGCAGAGCTTGGCCGCGGGGTCGGCCGAGCGTGCGGTGCGGAAGGCCTGCTCGATGAAGCCGTCGCCCAGCAGGTTCTGGAAGACCGAGGGGCGGTGCTGGCCGCTGCCGCCGTCGGCGAACGCCTCGTTGACCACGTCCCAGGCGTAGACCTTGCCCTTGTAGTGGGCCATCTGGGTGGTGATGTGGTTGTTCATCACGCTGCGCAGGGTGTTCGCGTCGCCGATGGAGCTGACCCAGCCGGGCAGCTGGGAGTGCCAGACGAGGGTGTGGCCCCGTACGCGCTGCCCGCGCGAGAGGGCACGGTTGGCGATCTGGTCGGCGGGGCCGAAGTTGAACGATCCGCGGGACCGCTCGGTGG encodes the following:
- a CDS encoding LacI family DNA-binding transcriptional regulator; protein product: MNIGEIAKRAGVSRSTVSYALSGKRPVSQETREKIQRVIKDLGYRPNASARALANGRTSTIGLVFPPAGNHYTGMQLDFIGSVVEAAAAYDYDVLLSPSGVDSDRSFQRLLGERRVDGAILMEIRLQDDRVEHLLAENFPYVCIGRTARPDGDWWVGLDHTALTAACVHHLADLGHRTIAFVNRPERLLRAGYESAHRGLDGFTKAAAERGLTVRAYTCEDDAPSGQACVERILHDVPASTALVTLNEAALGGLYRGLAHAGLHVPRDFSVTGVVASRWAETVTPQLTAADVPAAQMGRLAVELLVERLDHHDAPPRHHLLAPPISLRASTGPVGTGSPTDPHRTPGFDSNA
- a CDS encoding alpha/beta hydrolase family esterase: METGTWAYYGLQRLANNSTIFVALQGLNNGWGNSGGEDVTFVDNMISQIEGALCVDTSRRFAVGFSYGGATTYVLACARTTVFRAVAVHSGGQLSGCGGGTQPIAYLGVHGIRDGVLGISGGRTMRDKFVRNNGCAGQNPPEPAQGSRTHTVTTYAGCSAGHPVAWAAFDEGHIAAPQDGVGGDSGSKAWVPGEVWKSFTQF